The sequence below is a genomic window from Sorangiineae bacterium MSr12523.
CCCGGAACCGCGCGCTCGAGCAGCACCACGTCCGCCCCGCGCTTCGCCAACGCCAGCGCCGTCGCGCAACCAATGACCCCACCGCCAATCACCGCTACCCGCATGCCCAAGGCATTAGCACAGCATCATTCTTCCCCCTCCCCCTCCCGCTCCCGCTCCCGTCGAAACGCTCGGGAGCGGGTACGCCTAGCGCACTCTTCGAGTCAAACGCACCAACGTCGCCACGTTCCACACCGCGAACCCGACGAAGAGCACCATCAACCCGCACGACCACCGCGCCCGATCCGGCGTCTCCCCATCCACCAGAAGCCACGCATGCGCGGGCACGTGGCTGCGCAAGCTACGGTGCCGCGGCCCCACCGCGTCGAAGCGCACCAGCCTCCCGGAAAACGTGCTCGGCGGAACGAAGCGCGCGCTCTCCTGCCCCGACGGCACGCGGATCTCCACCCAGAGGTCCGACCGGCCCGCCACCGGTGCGAGCCGGTACGAGTCCGACTCGAAGGGCCGCTCGTACCGAATCGCGCCGCTCGCGCCCAGCATGCCGCGGGCGTTCACCAGCCGATTTTGACCGACCTCCTCGAGCTTGAGCGCCAGAAGCTCCCCCGCCTCGAACGGACTGCTCGGCGCAAAGGCATACGCCGCATCGCGGGCCAAAGAGACGACCATGGCCAGCGACGCAAGCGCCGTGACGACCAGCAGGAGCAGCGTCCATGTACGTTCACGCCGGGGCGGATCGGGCAGCTGCAGAAGCTCCGGATCGACCGGCTCCGCAAACTCCACCAGGCCTTCGGGGGAATGGCTCATCGGACGCACATCCAGGTTGACATCTCACAGGCACGAACGTTCCGTAATTTTTCTCGGCGGCCAAGCCGCAGGCAGGGTAGGCTTTTTGCCATGGCCAAGGCCTCCGCTTGCCCGAGTTGCGGCTTTACGCAAAATCCCCCGAATGCGGTGCGCTGCGCCTCGTGCGGCGCCAAAATGGAGGCGCTCGGTCGAAGTGGCCGTACGCGCGAGGAAGAGCTCGAGCGCAGGTACCAGCAGGAAGGGCTGAGCATCAAATGGATGTTCATTGCCCTGCTGGTGCAGGTCGTTCTTACGGCCGCGCTCGTCTTCGGGCTGCCCATCGTCGTCGGCGCGCTCGATTTCGAGGGCGGCAACGGCATGATCGTGTGCATCCCCGTTTGGTTCCTCGGCGGCTTGCTCATCGGCATGGTCTCGCCGGGGCGCACGTTCATCGAGCCCGTGGTGGCCAGTTTCGTCGTGGCCATTCCCACCACGTTCGTGCTCGTGCAGAACCAGACCGTGCGCATGATTCCCACCTTCCTCTATGTGATCATGGCCGCCATCGGCGTCCTATTCACATTGGTCGGCGCATACATCGGGGAGCGCATCCAGCTCGGCCCCCCGCCGAAAACTGCAGAATAGTCCATGTCGTATGACGTCATCATCGTGGGCGGCGGGCCAGGCGGGTCCGTCACCGCGTCGCGGCTTGCTCAACTCGGCCGGCGTGTGCTCGTCCTGGAGAAGACGCCCTTTCCCCGCTTTCACCTGGGGGAGTCGCTCCTTCCGCAGTCGATGCCCATCCTTACGCGCCTCGGCGTGATGGACGAACTGGAGCAGCGCTTCCTGGTGAAGCGCGGCGCGAACTTCCACCTCAGCGGCACGGGCAAGACCGCCCGGTACGACTTCGCCGAGGCCTTCGACAAGAGCGTCAAGTCGGCGTTCGAGGTGCCACGCGACGAGTTCGATCACGTGCTCCTTCGCCGCGCCGCAAGCTTGGGCGCCGAAGTGCGCGAGGGTTGGACGGTCACGCGCGTCGTCTTCGACAACGACCGCGCCGTCGGTGTCGAAGCGCGCGAGCCTCACGGGGCCACGCATTCGCTCGCCGCGCCCTTCGTGGTGGATGCCACCGGCCGCGATGCGATGCATGCGCACACGACGCGCAGCACCATCCGGGTGCCGCACCTCGACAAAACGGCCCTGTTCTGCCACTTCCGCGATGCCTGGCGCGACACGGGGGATCGCGAGGGCGACATCCAGATCGTCGTCTTCCCCGCGGGTTGGTTCTGGTTCATCCCCTTCAAGGATGGCCGCACCAGCGTCGGCGCCGTCGTGTCCAGCGCGTGGATGAAGACGCGCACCCCCGGCCAGACCGTGGACGATCTTTACCGCCGCGCGGTCAGCGAGTCGGACGTGGCCACGCGCATGCTCGCCGGCGCCG
It includes:
- a CDS encoding tryptophan 7-halogenase codes for the protein MSYDVIIVGGGPGGSVTASRLAQLGRRVLVLEKTPFPRFHLGESLLPQSMPILTRLGVMDELEQRFLVKRGANFHLSGTGKTARYDFAEAFDKSVKSAFEVPRDEFDHVLLRRAASLGAEVREGWTVTRVVFDNDRAVGVEAREPHGATHSLAAPFVVDATGRDAMHAHTTRSTIRVPHLDKTALFCHFRDAWRDTGDREGDIQIVVFPAGWFWFIPFKDGRTSVGAVVSSAWMKTRTPGQTVDDLYRRAVSESDVATRMLAGAEQLFPAGATADFSFRVKSLVGPGWLAVGDSGGFIDPLFSTGAHLAIYGGYHGADAIHAALETRDGSMDRFIAWEKQVRRGAELFLGAVQAFYQGTLTEYLFADKPHPFLKRSITSMLCGDVFSGDERWTREIQSRFPASFD